Genomic segment of Sulfurimonas sp.:
CTTAAAGCATAACTTGTATTTTTAAAAAAATTATATTTTGGCTGATTTCTCAATGTTTTCCTTTTTATTATTATACAACTTGTTATCATACATATAATCTAATGCCAAGATAAATGCTAACGCATCTTTTTCTAATTCTAAATCATGTTCTGTTTGACTAAGATGTTGATCTTTATATGCAAAAGTAACAGCTTCTTTATTTGGTCTTATAACAGCAACTTTGTCATCTACCCTAAGGGCATAGTATGAATAAAACTGCATAAGTGAGACACTATTTTTTTTATCACTGAAAATAGATTGTCCCATAATTGGATAACTTAAATCTACTCCTATAAGATCTAGTGCCGTTGCCAATATATCAGGCTGTGTTGAAATTTTATCATAAACCATAGGTTTGATATCTCCGCCAAGTATCAATCCTGGTATATGAAACATATCTATAGGAATTATATCCTCACCGTATACCCTTACATTATGATCAGCGACTACCACTATTACGGTATCTTTATAATAATCTTCTTTTTTTGCAAGTTCAATAAACTTACCTATTGCATAATCAGCATATTTTACAGCATTTTTGACACTTTTAACATTTGATTTATCGACTAAATCTATCTTTTCATAAGGACATTCAAAAGGTGCATGATTAGATGTAGAAAACATCACCGATGCAAATTTTTGATTTTCTAAATACATTTTCTTGAATTTTTTATTTGCTCTAACAACCAAGTCCTCATCACATACACCCCATGATGATTTGAATGTAGGGTTTTCAAACTCTGATTCATCTAGTATTTCATCAAAACCGTTTCCTAAATACCAACTGCGCATATTATCAAATCTGCTCTCTCCTCCATAGATAAACGATGTATGGTAACCAAGTGGCTTTAATGCTGATGCTATAGTAAAATAGTCTCTTTGTGACTTATTCCTCTTTAAAACACCTTTTCCGGGTATAGAGAAGTTACCTGCACTTAATCCTGCCAAACCTCTGATACTTCTAGTTCCGTTTGAATACAGGTCTTTAAACAAGATTCCCTCTTTGCTTAATCTGTTAAAATTTGGAGTAATCCCTTCTTCCCCGCCAACTGCTTTAACAAATTGATAACCTAAACTCTCTTCAACAAATATAATTAAATTTTTAGGTTTTTCAGATTTAAAATGAGTTTTCTCATCTCTTAAAAGTGAAACTTCCTGATCACTTTTATTAATATTCAATCTTTTCGTAACTCTTAAAAAAGCTTCTTTAATATTCATGTCTCCGTAGATTTTTTTAATCTGATTAGTTCCATGTTTGTTACTTACATATATTGCATAAGCAATACTGTATACAGAGTTTTTTGTTATCTCATTTACCATTCTGTTAGATGTATACATCGCATCTGAGATATTAGCAGGTCTGTGACCGAATGATGACCTTGCACCTATAAAAAGTACCATAAATAGAGTTATAAAAATCAAAACTCTTTTTAAATAACTTTGTTCATATACTTTAGAGAAATCATTTTTATCATATTTTAAAAACAGATATATAAAGAAAACTATCATAACAAAAAATATAAGCAGTTCAAGTTTATAATCAGCAAATATCATAGCAAATACTTCTTGCGGATAAATCAGATACTCTACAAAAAGATAGTTTGGTCTAACATCGTATTGAGCTAAAAAAGTAAAAGTAGCATTTTCAATGTAGATTAGAATTGATAATATTATCAAGAAGTAGTACTTTAGAAACTTATCTGTAAATCTGCTAATATTTTTAGGCATAAAAGACAACACTATTAAAGGTATTAAAAGTAAAACAGATGCACTGATAGTATCCATTTTTAAGCCGTAAATAAAAGTCAGCCAATAATCAACTCCGCTGTCTTTAAAGTTGTTAAAATACTCTATAAATAATAGTAATCTGCCTAAAAAAAATATAAAAATCATATATGCGTAATACTTAACTAGTATTTTAAAAATTTCCATTTTCTTCCTATTATTAAACTTTATAAATAAAACAATAAAATTTATAGATGAAAACATTATGAATATAAAATGAATATTTATTCATATTCAAAACCTATTGTTTACATTTTATGTATAATTAGATTTTTAAAAGGTATATTTTGGATTTAAAAGAACGTTTAGAAGCAGAAAATATAGAGCTTAATGATGATTTTTATGAAAATGTAAAAAAATATAAATCTCATCTGTTAAAATGGAATAAAACACATAACCTTACCGGTGCAAGAGATGAACAGACTATAGATGAATTTATCTATGATGCCGTATACCCTGTAAAATTTCTGCCAAAATATGAAACTCTTTTAGACATAGGTACA
This window contains:
- a CDS encoding LTA synthase family protein yields the protein MEIFKILVKYYAYMIFIFFLGRLLLFIEYFNNFKDSGVDYWLTFIYGLKMDTISASVLLLIPLIVLSFMPKNISRFTDKFLKYYFLIILSILIYIENATFTFLAQYDVRPNYLFVEYLIYPQEVFAMIFADYKLELLIFFVMIVFFIYLFLKYDKNDFSKVYEQSYLKRVLIFITLFMVLFIGARSSFGHRPANISDAMYTSNRMVNEITKNSVYSIAYAIYVSNKHGTNQIKKIYGDMNIKEAFLRVTKRLNINKSDQEVSLLRDEKTHFKSEKPKNLIIFVEESLGYQFVKAVGGEEGITPNFNRLSKEGILFKDLYSNGTRSIRGLAGLSAGNFSIPGKGVLKRNKSQRDYFTIASALKPLGYHTSFIYGGESRFDNMRSWYLGNGFDEILDESEFENPTFKSSWGVCDEDLVVRANKKFKKMYLENQKFASVMFSTSNHAPFECPYEKIDLVDKSNVKSVKNAVKYADYAIGKFIELAKKEDYYKDTVIVVVADHNVRVYGEDIIPIDMFHIPGLILGGDIKPMVYDKISTQPDILATALDLIGVDLSYPIMGQSIFSDKKNSVSLMQFYSYYALRVDDKVAVIRPNKEAVTFAYKDQHLSQTEHDLELEKDALAFILALDYMYDNKLYNNKKENIEKSAKI